One window of the Dermacentor andersoni chromosome 10, qqDerAnde1_hic_scaffold, whole genome shotgun sequence genome contains the following:
- the fj gene encoding extracellular serine/threonine protein kinase four-jointed, with protein sequence MDAAMRWRRTWLATAGLAFCLGMTVGLLLPLRELARSGNNSSSKAEAGSQHERPGNASSSGPPPPPTGSAAAASRALNGSDLSLLPRRSEKGTVRGIFWAGPAERLVAAGSLASEEDVSRWRATARRSTVRAVYEGCGRMQNRLIVFDTGVLSCARYRQNNDQIQGELFSFYLSRELGIRNLPSALLTRAAGRSWDPVRSSLELAQWRSDRPVVLTKFVDDLVPTFIPEEFRSPTTRRLHPPDVVNKTQKEIRDLIQWSDLIVFDYLTANLDRIVNNMFNLQWNPDMMNAPAHNLVRQKTTGLLVFLDNESGLVHGYRLLDKYEVFHRSLLDSLCVFRKGTADAVARLTRDRDIGRRLYSAFNSSDPGMDNYLPFLPERSVKILNKRLAQVNAQIRRCMDKYGHVLR encoded by the coding sequence ATGGATGCAGCCATGCGTTGGCGCAGGACTTGGCTGGCCACCGCGGGCCTCGCCTTCTGCCTCGGCATGACCGTCGGCCTGCTGCTCCCTTTGAGGGAGCTGGCTCGCAgcggcaacaacagcagcagcaaggcgGAGGCCGGCTCGCAGCATGAGCGGCCGGGCAATGCGTCTTCCAGCGGCCCCCCTCCGCCGCCGACGGGGAGCGCCGCCGCAGCTTCCCGTGCGCTCAACGGATCGGACCTGTCGCTGCTGCCTCGCCGCTCCGAGAAGGGCACGGTGCGAGGAATTTTCTGGGCGGGACCCGCGGAGCGACTGGTCGCCGCGGGCTCTCTGGCCAGCGAAGAGGACGTGTCTCGGTGGCGGGCCACCGCCAGGAGATCGACCGTCCGCGCCGTGTACGAAGGATGCGGCCGCATGCAGAACAGGCTTATCGTGTTCGACACCGGTGTGCTCAGCTGCGCCCGCTATCGCCAGAACAACGACCAGATTCAGGGCGAACTCTTCTCCTTCTACTTGTCCCGTGAGCTGGGCATTCGGAATCTGCCGTCCGCGCTGCTGACCCGGGCCGCCGGTCGGAGCTGGGATCCCGTGCGGTCGAGCCTCGAGCTGGCCCAATGGCGTTCGGACAGACCGGTGGTGCTCACGAAATTTGTGGACGACTTGGTGCCTACCTTCATTCCGGAGGAATTCCGGTCGCCGACCACTCGTCGGCTGCATCCGCCCGACGTCGTTAACAAGACGCAGAAGGAGATCCGAGACCTCATCCAGTGGTCGGACTTGATCGTCTTCGACTACCTCACCGCGAACCTGGACCGCATCGTCAACAACATGTTCAACCTGCAGTGGAATCCGGACATGATGAACGCCCCCGCGCACAACCTGGTCCGGCAAAAGACCACGGGCCTCCTCGTGTTCCTGGACAACGAGTCCGGGCTCGTGCACGGCTACAGGCTGCTGGACAAGTACGAAGTATTCCATCGATCCCTCCTGGACTCCCTTTGTGTATTTAGGAAGGGCACGGCCGATGCCGTCGCCAGACTCACCCGTGACAGGGACATAGGCCGAAGACTGTACAGTGCTTTTAACAGCAGTGACCCCGGCATGGATAATTACCTGCCTTTCCTGCCGGAGCGCAGTGTCAAGATCCTCAACAAGCGGCTGGCCCAGGTGAACGCACAGATACGCAGGTGCATGGATAAGTACGGCCATGTTCTACGGTAG